In Natrinema sp. SYSU A 869, the following proteins share a genomic window:
- a CDS encoding cytochrome P450, producing MQSPDSAVGVSQPPEAIRSREGQLSPFEWYAEMRREVPVHFDEQRETWDVFRHEDVNLVLKDHDAFTANRSLENDESSSTTEDDMPMLKTMITTDSPEHNRLRGFVDERFQPGAIRDYQPQVEETMEGLLDDLECEEQFDFVDEVAIPFPIIVIAELLGIPAERRNQFKEWSDALVARPEDDTQEEMQRVQQEQQQAQREMGRYFAKLLEERERGDGDDLITLAANTEELSRGEQIGFCILLLLAGNITTTNLLTNAIWSFEERGLTDAIRTGDIDHKQAIEEVLRYRSPIQSLKRIAIEDVELNGQQIQAGDVVTLWLGAANRDPETFDAPEEFRPERHPNRHTAFGTGVHFCLGAHLARMEADVALKQLLERFEQLDADLSNLQPLSGLYGLESLPCEASRST from the coding sequence ATGCAGTCCCCCGATTCAGCTGTCGGAGTGAGCCAGCCACCAGAAGCTATCCGAAGCCGCGAAGGGCAACTCTCGCCATTCGAGTGGTACGCTGAGATGCGTCGAGAGGTCCCGGTTCACTTCGACGAGCAGCGAGAGACATGGGACGTATTTCGGCACGAAGATGTCAATCTCGTACTCAAAGATCACGACGCGTTTACGGCTAACCGCTCCTTGGAAAACGACGAGTCCTCGAGCACCACTGAAGACGATATGCCGATGCTGAAGACGATGATCACTACAGACTCACCGGAACACAATCGACTTCGGGGGTTCGTCGACGAAAGATTCCAACCAGGAGCGATACGGGACTATCAACCGCAAGTGGAGGAGACGATGGAGGGCTTGTTGGACGACCTCGAATGCGAGGAGCAGTTCGACTTCGTCGACGAAGTCGCGATTCCGTTTCCCATCATCGTCATCGCTGAGTTATTGGGAATCCCTGCTGAACGTCGTAATCAGTTCAAAGAGTGGTCGGATGCACTCGTTGCGCGACCTGAAGACGACACCCAAGAGGAGATGCAACGGGTGCAACAGGAACAGCAACAGGCCCAACGAGAGATGGGCAGGTACTTCGCGAAGTTACTGGAAGAGCGCGAAAGAGGCGACGGCGACGACCTCATTACGCTCGCAGCAAACACGGAGGAATTGTCCCGAGGAGAACAGATCGGGTTCTGTATTCTTCTCCTCCTCGCAGGCAACATCACGACGACAAATCTCCTCACAAACGCGATCTGGTCCTTCGAGGAACGAGGGTTGACGGATGCGATTCGCACGGGAGACATCGACCATAAACAGGCCATCGAAGAGGTACTTCGATATCGATCCCCGATCCAATCGTTGAAACGTATCGCCATAGAGGACGTTGAGCTAAACGGCCAGCAAATCCAAGCCGGAGACGTCGTAACGCTCTGGTTAGGTGCTGCAAACCGCGATCCGGAAACCTTCGATGCACCCGAGGAATTCCGGCCCGAGCGGCATCCAAACCGCCACACTGCGTTCGGAACAGGAGTTCACTTCTGCTTAGGTGCACATCTCGCACGGATGGAAGCAGATGTCGCCCTGAAGCAACTACTTGAGCGCTTCGAACAGCTGGATGCAGATTTATCGAATCTCCAGCCGTTGAGCGGCCTCTATGGTCTCGAGTCGCTCCCCTGTGAAGCGAGTAGGAGCACGTAA